One segment of Alnus glutinosa chromosome 2, dhAlnGlut1.1, whole genome shotgun sequence DNA contains the following:
- the LOC133859819 gene encoding pheophytinase, chloroplastic isoform X2, with protein sequence MVVGVTASLSHSVAHVHLQFRHRTKNERGLDRVFHGHKYCHRHCNSFSTTTNSCTTTTSGDGGGKLEVAEIKEKCEKWQWKGQYSINYFVSHSNSNPPLLLVHGFGASIPHWRRNIRTLAQNSTVYAIDLLGFGASDKPAGFSYTMETWAQLILDFLDEIVQKPTVLIGNSVGSLACVIAAAESSRSLVRGLVLLNCAGGMNNKAIVDDWRIKLLLPLLWLFDFLLSQRGIASAIFERVRKRDNLKSILLSVYGNKESVDEELVQIIMEPTYDAGALDAFVSIVTGPPGPNPVQLMPRISQPVLLLWGDQDPFTPLDGPVDFDALTAGSVDRMNGVVA encoded by the exons atggtAGTCGGAGTAACGGCTTCCCTTTCCCATTCAGTTGCTCATGTGCATTTGCAATTTCGTCATAGAACAAAAAACGAGAGAGGCTTGGACAGGGTCTTCCACGGTCACAAATATTGTCATCGTCATTGTAATAGTTTCAGCACCACCACCAACAGCTGTACCACAACCACATCTGGTGATGGTGGTGGGAAGTTGGAGGTGGCGGAGATAAAGGAGAAGTGCGAGAAGTGGCAATGGAAGGGCCAATATTCCATCAATTACTTCGTTTCTCATTCAAATTCcaatcctcctcttcttcttgtgCATGGATTTGGGGCTTCCATTCCACACTGGCGCAG GAATATTCGGACGCTCGCCCAGAATTCCACTGTATATGCAATTGACCTTCTTGGCTTTGGAGCTTCTGATAAACCAGCAGGCTTTTCGTATACCATGGAAACATGGGCACAG TTGATATTGGACTTCTTGGATGAAATTGTTCAGAAGCCAACTGTGCTGATAGGCAACTCTGTTGGGAGTCTTGCTTGTGTAATTGCTGCCGCAG AATCTAGTAGAAGCCTAGTTCGAGGACTTGTACTGCTAAATTGTGCTGGTGGTATGAACAATAAGGCAATTGTTGATGATTGGAGAATCAAGCTATTATTACCATTGCTTTGGTTGTTTGACTTTTTGTTGAGCCAACGCGGAATTGCTTCAGCTATATTTGAGCGTGTCAGAAAGAG AGATAACTTGAAGAGCATTTTATTGTCTGTATATGGAAATAAGGAGTCTGTGGATGAAGAACTAGTACAG ATCATAATGGAACCAACTTATGACGCTGGGGCACTAGATGCTTTTGTTTCGATTGTGACAGGCCCTCCAGGGCCAAATCCTGTGCAGTTGATGCCGAGAATCTCCCAACCTGTGCTACTTCTATGGGGGGATCAAGACCCATTTACTCCTCTTGACGGACCTGTTG
- the LOC133859819 gene encoding pheophytinase, chloroplastic isoform X1 — protein MVVGVTASLSHSVAHVHLQFRHRTKNERGLDRVFHGHKYCHRHCNSFSTTTNSCTTTTSGDGGGKLEVAEIKEKCEKWQWKGQYSINYFVSHSNSNPPLLLVHGFGASIPHWRRNIRTLAQNSTVYAIDLLGFGASDKPAGFSYTMETWAQLILDFLDEIVQKPTVLIGNSVGSLACVIAAAESSRSLVRGLVLLNCAGGMNNKAIVDDWRIKLLLPLLWLFDFLLSQRGIASAIFERVRKRDNLKSILLSVYGNKESVDEELVQIIMEPTYDAGALDAFVSIVTGPPGPNPVQLMPRISQPVLLLWGDQDPFTPLDGPVGKYFSSLPSQLPNVTLFVLQGVGHCPHDDSPDLVHQNLLPWLANLPTS, from the exons atggtAGTCGGAGTAACGGCTTCCCTTTCCCATTCAGTTGCTCATGTGCATTTGCAATTTCGTCATAGAACAAAAAACGAGAGAGGCTTGGACAGGGTCTTCCACGGTCACAAATATTGTCATCGTCATTGTAATAGTTTCAGCACCACCACCAACAGCTGTACCACAACCACATCTGGTGATGGTGGTGGGAAGTTGGAGGTGGCGGAGATAAAGGAGAAGTGCGAGAAGTGGCAATGGAAGGGCCAATATTCCATCAATTACTTCGTTTCTCATTCAAATTCcaatcctcctcttcttcttgtgCATGGATTTGGGGCTTCCATTCCACACTGGCGCAG GAATATTCGGACGCTCGCCCAGAATTCCACTGTATATGCAATTGACCTTCTTGGCTTTGGAGCTTCTGATAAACCAGCAGGCTTTTCGTATACCATGGAAACATGGGCACAG TTGATATTGGACTTCTTGGATGAAATTGTTCAGAAGCCAACTGTGCTGATAGGCAACTCTGTTGGGAGTCTTGCTTGTGTAATTGCTGCCGCAG AATCTAGTAGAAGCCTAGTTCGAGGACTTGTACTGCTAAATTGTGCTGGTGGTATGAACAATAAGGCAATTGTTGATGATTGGAGAATCAAGCTATTATTACCATTGCTTTGGTTGTTTGACTTTTTGTTGAGCCAACGCGGAATTGCTTCAGCTATATTTGAGCGTGTCAGAAAGAG AGATAACTTGAAGAGCATTTTATTGTCTGTATATGGAAATAAGGAGTCTGTGGATGAAGAACTAGTACAG ATCATAATGGAACCAACTTATGACGCTGGGGCACTAGATGCTTTTGTTTCGATTGTGACAGGCCCTCCAGGGCCAAATCCTGTGCAGTTGATGCCGAGAATCTCCCAACCTGTGCTACTTCTATGGGGGGATCAAGACCCATTTACTCCTCTTGACGGACCTGTTGGTAAATACTTCTCTTCACTTCCTTCTCAACTACCAAATGTAACCCTCTTTGTGTTACAAGGCGTAGGACACTGTCCCCATGATGACAGCCCTGACTTAGTCCATCAAAACCTGCTTCCCTGGTTGGCTAATCTTCCTACTTCATGA
- the LOC133859819 gene encoding pheophytinase, chloroplastic isoform X3, protein MFTFKREFAGVFSCNDIPRQRVTSKNIRTLAQNSTVYAIDLLGFGASDKPAGFSYTMETWAQLILDFLDEIVQKPTVLIGNSVGSLACVIAAAESSRSLVRGLVLLNCAGGMNNKAIVDDWRIKLLLPLLWLFDFLLSQRGIASAIFERVRKRDNLKSILLSVYGNKESVDEELVQIIMEPTYDAGALDAFVSIVTGPPGPNPVQLMPRISQPVLLLWGDQDPFTPLDGPVGKYFSSLPSQLPNVTLFVLQGVGHCPHDDSPDLVHQNLLPWLANLPTS, encoded by the exons ATGTTTACATTTAAGAGGGAATTTGCTGGAGTATTTTCATGTAACGACATCCCACGTCAAAGAGTAACATCTAA GAATATTCGGACGCTCGCCCAGAATTCCACTGTATATGCAATTGACCTTCTTGGCTTTGGAGCTTCTGATAAACCAGCAGGCTTTTCGTATACCATGGAAACATGGGCACAG TTGATATTGGACTTCTTGGATGAAATTGTTCAGAAGCCAACTGTGCTGATAGGCAACTCTGTTGGGAGTCTTGCTTGTGTAATTGCTGCCGCAG AATCTAGTAGAAGCCTAGTTCGAGGACTTGTACTGCTAAATTGTGCTGGTGGTATGAACAATAAGGCAATTGTTGATGATTGGAGAATCAAGCTATTATTACCATTGCTTTGGTTGTTTGACTTTTTGTTGAGCCAACGCGGAATTGCTTCAGCTATATTTGAGCGTGTCAGAAAGAG AGATAACTTGAAGAGCATTTTATTGTCTGTATATGGAAATAAGGAGTCTGTGGATGAAGAACTAGTACAG ATCATAATGGAACCAACTTATGACGCTGGGGCACTAGATGCTTTTGTTTCGATTGTGACAGGCCCTCCAGGGCCAAATCCTGTGCAGTTGATGCCGAGAATCTCCCAACCTGTGCTACTTCTATGGGGGGATCAAGACCCATTTACTCCTCTTGACGGACCTGTTGGTAAATACTTCTCTTCACTTCCTTCTCAACTACCAAATGTAACCCTCTTTGTGTTACAAGGCGTAGGACACTGTCCCCATGATGACAGCCCTGACTTAGTCCATCAAAACCTGCTTCCCTGGTTGGCTAATCTTCCTACTTCATGA